One segment of Megachile rotundata isolate GNS110a chromosome 4, iyMegRotu1, whole genome shotgun sequence DNA contains the following:
- the IntS4 gene encoding integrator complex subunit 4 translates to MAALMKKRVLAEFNQSQVITEPPLKRLKTLRLAATAGSSKNGTEGSSALAYIECLEKSKCGNDALQLLVRISDTIAYISPEDVPSVVKKLSERFTIETEAAVRAKILWIFAELGEVTNDSTEKTRIVTETSELLRNEESHRVKSQGLATLLKLGDYHRTLVLKIAREHLLDTWHGVQTRCLSIIGRYLTANATDDTLIFVGNYARSQDPRVRAQAFETMAELHSHRGCRLPASFFGEACAALRDDYEIVRRTVLKLIWLLGREYPENIIVGADGEDIRMVDCAFSQICGLMGDLSARVRASAMSLLGTMKGVSQRYIEQALDKKQKVVETDRPEVEEKSGSCGAFIHGLEDEFLEVRTAAVEALCTLSLEQPNIARISLDFMVDMFNDEIQDVRLRAIESLRKMSASVTLREDQLETILGALEDFSGEVREGLHATLAASRLATRNCLHMCVNRLLDNLSRYPQDKESIRNCLAALGASHPYLTLPLVPQLLGRHPFFDTPEPDVDEPSYASVLVLIFNAALHCPSMHALFTEHASKHYHYLRDTMPHLVPRLRPTITSGPGFGNEDKIDDEAERGKEFLEKVVTGVENARPGGRVHTQLLEAAAIDLDRLAEMDHRMEGAARFTVLYIRCLLLLKSVLKEFSISSANSVSTSPLPNTTTNVSVLLQNTQKLQRLFSGLNENEIILANDVWLKALAIELIRVTRSVTGRSALPLARHFLSEADTLPQDTSKLPSFSRSLVLQIPTLADVKPGSLTRLLLPLLLTPVSQGEERLPRPSVSTRFCRAIIEEPRGDADAALKFTGGLLLGIPLTAKILNLRDPSILRIKLRHPDQQIQLLLPRQSDLRLQNTEQNDYRLKTTVLLSHQVWMEACNVEISLALFVPSSAMCTHSPLDDPCVIDLCKPTKVSIAPKPIKRGI, encoded by the exons ATGGCAGCTTTAATGAAGAAAAGAGTTTTAGCAGAGTTTAACCAAAGTCAG gtTATAACTGAACCACCATTAAAAAGACTAAAAACATTACGTCTTGCCGCTACTGCTGGTAGCAGTAAAAATGGAACAGAGGGGAGTTCAGCATTAGCTTATATAGAATGTCTTGAGAAAAGTAAATGTGGCAACGATGCTTTGCAGCTTCTTGTTCGTATATCTGATACTATCGCATACATTTCTCCAGAAGATGTTCCTTCAGTAGTAAAAAAGTTGTCAGAAAGATTTACTATAGAAACTGAAGCTGCAGTCCGTGCAAAAATACTTTGGATTTTTGCAGAACTAGGAGAAGTTACAAATGATTCAACAGAAAAGACAAGAATCGTTACTGAAACTTCTGAACTTTTAAGAAATGAAGAATCACATAGAGTAAAAAGTCAAGGTTTAGCAACATTGTTAAAATTAGGGGATTATCATAG GacacttgtattaaaaattgctCGTGAGCATTTGTTGGATACTTGGCATGGTGTACAAACACGTTGCCTTTCTATCATTGGCAGATACTTAACTGCAAATGCCACAGATGATACTTTAATTTTTGTTGGCAATTATGCACGTTCTCAAGATCCTAGAGTACGTGCCCAAGCATTTGAAACAATGGCTGAGCTGCATTCACATAGGGGTTGTCGACTACCGGCAAGCTTCTTCGGAGAAGCTTGTGCTGCGCTTCGCGACGATTACGAAATAGTTCGTCGAACTGTTCTTAAATTAATATGGCTCTTAGGGAGAGAATATCCTGAaaa CATTATTGTAGGAGCAGATGGAGAAGATATACGTATGGTCGATTGTGCATTTTCTCAAATATGCGGTCTTATGGGTGATTTGTCAGCAAGAGTTAGAGCTTCTGCAATGTCCTTACTTGGAACAATGAAAGGTGTATCACAGCGATACATAGAGCAAGCATTAGATAAAAAACAGAAGGTTGTAGAAACAGATAGACCAGAAGTAGAAGAAAAGAGTGGGTCTTGTGGTGCATTTATTCATGGTTTAGAAGATGAATTTTTAGag gTAAGAACAGCAGCAGTTGAGGCTCTCTGTACATTATCTCTGGAGCAGCCAAATATAGCCAGAATTTCCTTAGATTTTATGGTTGACATGTTCAACGATGAAATTCAAGATGTAAGATTGCGTGCTATCGAGTCATTAAGAAAAATGTCGGCAAGCGTTACACTTCGTGAAGATCAATTAGAAACAATTCTGGGAGCACTAGAAGATTTTTCGGGCGAAGTGCGAGAAGGTTTGCACGCTACTTTAGCTGCTAGCCGTCTTGCTACAAGAAATTGTCTTCACATGTGTGTAAATCGTCTTCTTGACAATTTGAGTCGCTATCCACAAGACAAAGAAAGTATCAGAAACTGTTTAGCAGCATTAGGAGCTTCGCATCCATATCTAACGTTACCATTAGTGCCACAACTTCTTGGACGGCACCCCTTTTTCGATACACCGGAACCAGATGTCGATGAACCGTCCT ATGCAAGCGTTCTAGTACTAATATTTAATGCCGCATTGCATTGTCCGAGTATGCATGCATTGTTTACAGAGCATGCATCGAAACATTATCATTATTTACGCGATACTATGCCGCATCTGGTTCCTCGTTTACGACCAACTATAACCAGTGGACCTGGCTTCGGAAATGAAGATAAAATTGACGATGAAGCAGAACGTGGAaaagaatttttagaaaaagtggTCACAGGCGTGGAAAATGCAAGACCTGGTGGGCGAGTTCATACGCAACTTTTAGAAGCTGCAGCCATTGATCTTGATCGTTTAGCAGAAATGGATCATCGGATGGAGGGAGCTGCACGTTTCACTGTTCTTTATATACGATGCTTATTACTTCTGAAATCCGTATTGAAAGAGTTCTCGATATCGTCAGCGAATTCAGTATCGACGAGTCCTTTACCGAATACAACCACTAACGTTTCAGTCTTGCTTCAAAACACTCAAAA ATTGCAACGACTATTCAGTGGATTGAATGAAAATGAAATCATATTAGCCAATGACGTGTGGTTAAAAGCACTAGCGATAGAATTGATTCGAGTAACAAGAAGCGTAACGGGAAGAAGTGCGCTTCCGCTCGCACGTCATTTTTTGTCCGAAGCTGATACCCTACCTCAAGACACGTCCAAGTTGCCATCCTTTTCTAGATCTCTTGTACTTCAGATTCCTACCTTAGCCGACGTTAAACCAGGATCCTTAACTCGGTTGTTGTTACCGTTGCTTTTGACACCGGTATCGCAAGGCGAAGAAAGACTTCCTAGACCATCGGTGTCTACTAGATTTTGTAGAGCGATTATTGAAGAACCTAGAGGCGACGCAGATGCCGCATTGAAATTTACGGGCGGACTTCTATTAGGAATCCCGTTAAcggcaaaaatattaaatttacgagATCCGAGTATATTACGTATAAAATTGAGACATCCCGATCAACAAATACAACTATTATTACCGCGTCAATCGGATTTACGATTGCAAAATACAGAGCAGAATGATTATAGATTAAAAACCACGGTACTGCTTTCCCATCAAGTTTGGATGGAAGCTTGCAACGTCGAAATATCTCTAGCACTTTTTGTACCGTCTTCAGCTATGTGTACACACTCGCCCCTTGACGATCCGTGTGTCATTGATCTTTGCAAACCAACTAAAGTATCAATTGCACCAAAACCTATAAAAAGGGGTATctaa
- the Nup214 gene encoding nuclear pore complex protein Nup214, protein MKTAPDPKDVQEFQFKQSHTSQILDAFTSIPIACSLVTADKRRGLLYVGQDDKIIILKPGEDSDPEWKLKLNMPIPISKLMLNCDCSYLAVAPHGPLILIYDAQALITNNLQLLYEIRVSSFHMDAFVNDLRWNPAVPGMLCTIASDYTIGSFKIKEKKEKTIELKALEKFNDLDALCAAWSPKGKQIVIGCKNGNIVQFKPDLKIARTIPGPNPYIGEVISILWISNYQFCAAYLGSERKINVLIIDAPKGETNAIFTCYEDITYGMTDTEEEGIIPRYYFDHVPEWGLIIAASSSSSEVAVLGSTDGGVTWNQWQLVDSGRAELPLICTTESYPVGLAIDKSPVRKLPWSADSTLPIPVPILHIVATSGQLCSFHMVNLIPNCPAINSPPIEIVTPPLPLQSNANLSETSIIMNGVITSTPRPKLPENVPERPKPIPAGNIFDKFTEGNSFFAQSPVEKPKQLEQKPETINTEMKIEPIRETYPEEVKSDTKLVPIKETVSQESVEQKTSVDDDSTDIRAYIEEHNLFEKELRNQLEPPTWEYGTEEERLKLVKTSNEIDKFLRLLRETTNSLSSDIAYLKALLLQSFAWVEETKSKNAATNDITTRNCGDSNKISDLQKLYYYTQTQLSQASKILDLGWSDHTSQEMSRMKIPHLEFVYQNLVLHDKIIQKEKSNVEQLKKQWKLISRNNNIFGLNRSLSNLSITSSKSSVSLPRNAGVIEARCKAIASKTLSFTQEKQIKLRKHLSISTPTIIKPVNPSPIQHRLEATLSALASLNTTVADAKNKTEQPIVKQPTTAKPAAEKPKQQSPLASLNSIVARIGTNETSNASTQNKQPSFSSTFPAAPGNKLPQIEKKSTVPTIPTVSQSVKSKQDAVTFSQVSSSAHTLPNLMKSFPKVNTITFGTPVQKSEDVQKSMLKESNTKTGKENVSSDPFKVENSLFGTGSLKDVLSETTAERVQGIPSSTTIKFGLPMSATTAVTATATKTDAATTFSFATPNTASAVVKSMSQNALAISQTSAQPFSFASKPTNTTAAINLKIPSVTTTAPQTQDSLNISNLIVGLQTPNQAQTMPTSNVNTEGKYNYKPTFGTSNFQMLLGQHALATTQISISLVSGTLPKDTVTTASSVTIESIPTPESKAPSLTTSTVQALPASSTAPLFSNQINPPNISVFGGMSSSTPTSSTFTVTTTVPSIQATTTTASTTSASSEPIFRGFNTTPVTSTAAAAVTTCSTVSPFQSTLSKSNSDKTTVNLSTPNSTTVSTTVSTLPFGSVTTTSVTSVFGKPPLAMNTQFASTPAVSSAANTFGTPVISPTSMPFGGSTNTSIFGQMPTTSANASVFSESGTTSIFGGNSQASPSASIFGGDASAVNTFETPQKSIFENNAQNSIFGSMSNTGSTSFFGGTMNNTARGASSPGSPSVFGGGTTGSPPMGLEQPSFRQAPAFGAASVFGSPPSFGAPKLGGFGGGFGAATFGASAAPPAFGSPPAIGGNPAPIDNTMPKVFESVDNSNTFESLASQSGGLTFSSLAQKNVEAPKSPVFTSGSSFSAWR, encoded by the exons atgaAAACTGCGCCTGATCCAAAAGACGTCCAG GAATTTCAATTCAAACAGTCACATACTTCCCAAATTTTAGATGCCTTCACATCCATACCTATTGCATGCAGTTTAGTGACTGCAGATAAAAGAAGGGGATTATTATATGTAGGACAagatgataaaataattattttaaaacctGGGGAAGATAGCGATCCAGAATGGAAGTTAAAGCTGAATATGCCAATACCCATATCTAAATTAATGCTTAATTGTGACTGCTCCTATTTAGCTGTGGCACCACATGgacctttaattttaatttatgatgCACAGGCACTTATTACAAAT aacttacaattattatatgaaattaGAGTTTCCTCATTTCATATGGATGCTTTTGTAAATGATCTAAGATGGAATCCTGCTGTACCAGGAATGCTGTGTACCATAGCTAGCGATTACACAATTGGTAGTTTTAAaataaaggaaaagaaagaaaagacaaTAGAGCTGAAAGCTTTagagaaatttaatgatttggatGCTTTGTGTGCAGCATGGAGTCCAAAAGGGAAGCAAATAGTTATAGGTTGTAAAAATGgaaatattgtacaatttaaGCCTGATTTAAAAATAGCCAGAACAATTCCTGGACCTAATCCATATATCGGAGAAGTCATTAGTATTTTATGGATtagtaattatcaattttgtgCTGCTTATCTTGGTAGCGAACGAAAAATCAATGTTCTAATAATTGATGCTCCTAAAGGCGAGACAAACGCCATTTTCACTTGCTACGAAGATATCACATATGGAATGACAGATACAGAAGAAGAAGGAATAATTCCTCGTTATTACTTTGATCATGTACCAGAATGGGGTTTGATCATTGCTGCTAGCAGCAGCAGCAGTGAAGTAGCTGTGTTAGGATCCACAGATGGAGGAGTTACTTGGAATCAATGGCAATTGGTTGACAGTGGTAGAGCTGAATTACCATTAATCTGTACTACAGAAAGTTATCCAGTGGGTTTAGCTATTGATAAATCTCCTGTTCGGAAATTACCATGGAGTGCAGATTCAACGTTACCCATTCCAGTTCCTATACTTCATATAGTTGCAACATCTGGACAGTTATGCAGCTTCCACATGGTAAATTTAATTCCTAATTGTCCTGCTATTAATTCTCCACCTATAGAAATAGTTACACCTCCTTTACCATTACAATCAAATGCTAATCTATCCGAAACgtctattattatgaatggtGTGATAACTAGTACACCTCGCCCTAAACTACCAGAAAATGTTCCTGAACGTCCTAAACCAATTCCTGCcggaaatatttttgataaatttaccGAAGGAAATAGTTTCTTTGCACAGTCCCCAGTTGAAAAACCTAAACAACTGGAACAAAAACCTGAAACTATTAACACAGAAATGAAAATAGAACCAATTCGAGAGACTTATCCTGAAGAAGTAAAATCGGATACAAAATTAGTACCCATCAAAGAAACAGTATCACAAGAATCCGTGGAACAAAAAACATCGGTGGATGATGATAGTACAGATATTCGTGCTTATATAGAAGAACATAACTTATTTGAGAAAGAATTGCGTAATCAATTGGAACCACCGACGTGGGAATATGGTACTGAAGAAGAACGTCTAAAACTTGTCAAAACGTCTAATGAAATCGATAAGTTTCTTCGTCTATTAAGAGAAACAACGAACAGTCTATCTAGCGACATTGCATATTTAAAAGCATTGCTATTGCAGTCGTTTGCATGGGTTGAAGAAACCAAATCGAAAAATGCAGCTACTAATGATATTACAACTAGAAATTGTGGAGATAGTAATAAGATATCCGATCTGCAGAAACTTTATTATTATACTCAAACACAACTTAGCCAAGCTAgtaaaattttagatttaggaTGGTCGGATCATACGTCTCAAGAAATGTCGCGAATGAAAATTCCACATTTGGAATTCGTGTATCAAAATCTCGTATTACatgacaaaattatacaaaaagaaaaaagcaATGTGGAGCAGCTTAAAAAGCAATGGAAACTAATTTCTCGTAACAACAATATATTTGGATTGAATCGTTCGTTATCTAATTTAAGTATCACGTCATCTAAATCTTCAGTTTCTCTTCCAAGAAATGCAGGAGTGATAGAAGCGCGTTGCAAGGCTATTGCTTCCAAAACTTTAAGTTTTACTCAagagaaacaaataaaattaagaaaacattTATCCATTTCTACTCCGACAATTATAAAACCAGTTAATCCTTCGCCAATTCAACATCGTTTGGAAGCAACTTTATCCGCTTTAGCTTCTCTTAATACAACAGTTGCTGATGCAAAGAATAAAACGGAGCAGCCTATTGTAAAACAGCCGACAACTGCTAAACCAGCTGCTGAAAAACCAAAACAACAAAGCCCTTTAGCTTCGTTAAATAGCATTGTAGCCAGAATTGGTACAAATGAAACTAGTAACGCATCGACGCAAAACAAACAACCTAGCTTTAGTAGTACTTTTCCAGCTGCACCTGGAAATAAACTTCCACAAATAGAAAAGAAGTCAACTGTACCGACAATACCTACTGTATCTCAAAGTGTTAAATCAAAGCAAGATGCTGTTACGTTTAGTCAAGTTAGCTCTTCAGCTCATACTCTACCTAATTTAATGAAATCGTTTCCTAAAGTTAACACTATTACATTCGGCACGCCAGTACAAAAATCTGAAGATGTACAAAAATCTATGCTTAAAGAATCTAATACAAAAACTGGAAAAGAAAATGTATCAAGTGATCCCTTCAAAGTAGAAAATAGTTTATTTGGTACTGGCTCATTAAAGGATGTATTATCAGAAACCACGGCAGAAAGAGTGCAAGGAATTCCTTCAAGTACCACAATAAAGTTTGGATTGCCAATGTCTGCAACAACAGCAGTAACTGCAACTGCAACAAAGACTGATGCAGCAACCACATTTAGTTTTGCTACTCCAAATACTGCTTCTGCAGTTGTAAAAAGTATGTCACAAAATGCGCTTGCTATATCACAAACAAGTGCTCAACCATTTTCTTTTGCTTCAAAGCCTACAAATACTACCGCTGCaattaatctaaaaattccatcAGTAACAACAACAGCACCTCAAACACAAGACTCgttaaatatatcaaatttaattgtaGGACTTCAAACACCTAATCAGGCACAAACTATGCCTACCAGTAATGTTAATACCGAAGGAAAGTACAATTACAAACCCACATTTGGAACATCTAACTTTCAAATGTTGTTGGGGCAACATGCATTGGCTACCACTCAGATCTCTATAAGTCTTGTAAGTGGAACTCTTCCGAAAGATACAGTTACAACTGCATCTTCAGTAACGATTGAGAGTATACCCACTCCTGAATCAAAAGCTCCCAGCCTGACAACGAGTACTGTACAAGCTCTGCCTGCATCATCTACTGCACCCTTATTTAGTAATCAAATAaatcctccaaatatttctgtatttggaGGAATGTCGAGTTCCACACCAACTTCGTCTACATTTACTGTTACAACCACTGTACCTAGCATTCAAgctactactactactgctaGTACTACTAGTGCCTCTTCCGAACCAATATTTCGTGGTTTTAATACCACTCCGGTAACGAGTACAGCCGCTGCAGCAGTAACAACTTGCAGTACAGTATCTCCATTTCAAAGTACTTTATCAAAATCTAATTCTGATAAAACTACAGTGAATTTGTCTACACCAAACTCTACCACTGTTTCTACTACCGTTTCTACGCTTCCTTTTGGTAGCGTTACAACAACTTCAGTTACTTCAGTTTTTGGTAAACCACCTCTGGCAATGAATACTCAATTTGCCAGTACTCCGGCAGTTTCTTCGGCTGCTAATACCTTCGGCACACCAGTTATCAGTCCGACTTCGATGCCATTCGGAGGTTCTACGAATACATCTATATTCGGTCAAATGCCAACAACTTCAGCAAATGCTTCGGTCTTCAGTGAAAGTGGTACTACCTCGATCTTCGGTGGAAATAGTCAAGCATCGCCTTCTGCTTCTATCTTTGGAGGAGACGCATCCGCAGTGAATACATTTGAAACTCCTCAAAAAtccatttttgaaaataatgcTCAGAATTCAATATTTGGTTCGATGTCAAACACTGGCTCTACGTCATTCTTTGGTGGAACCATGAATAATACTGCTCGGGGAGCATCTTCACCCGGTTCACCGTCTGTATTTGGTGGTGGAACAACAGGTTCACCACCAATGGGTTTGGAACAACCTAGTTTTCGGCAGGCTCCTGCGTTTGGAGCTGCATCAGTTTTTGGATCACCACCTTCGTTTGGAGCACCAAAACTGGGAGGTTTTGGTGGTGGATTTGGAGCAGCAACATTTGGAGCTAGCGCGGCACCTCCAG CGTTTGGAAGTCCACCGGCAATAGGAGGGAATCCTGCACCAATTGATAACACCATGCCGAAAGTTTTTGAAAGTGTAGACAATAGCAACACATTTGAGTCCTTAGCAAGCCAATCGGGTGGTCTCACTTTCAGTAGCCTGGCGCAAAAGAATGTAGAGGCACCAAAATCTCCAGTATTTACTAG cgGTAGTTCTTTTTCCGCCTGGCGGTAA
- the LOC100880291 gene encoding WD repeat-containing protein 46, whose translation MDANKMKRRNFRRYSKVPISKEQLEKYDKGTGINLKPGTSTIKNKLIKHKLKRKERLIDNAIKDTARTELLLTEEYGCLEADPGETTLQYKQTQIANNVDITSATKHFTLNLQFGPYYIKYTRNGRHLLLGGRQGHVAAFDWVTKKLACEMNVMESVHDISWLHVETMYAVAQKDWVYIYDNVGIELHCLKSMYKVNKLEFLPYHFLLASGSRQGYLSWLDVSIGKFISTFNSKLGNIVVMTQNPSNAVLCVGDIKGVVSMWSPNSTKPLAKMLCHTQPVSACTVHPHGTYMATGCAGGYVKVWDIRQLAGPVHNYHTRSAVHRLSYSQRGHLAMSMGNVVEIYRPSEDETKAYLRHRPSWPVTSMQFCPYEDVLGIGTRGGISSLLVPGSGEANYDAYENNPFQTKEQRREAEVKALLDKIQPELISLDPISITEVDVPTLQDKVEAKKKLLYLKPKNIDFKPRRTKAKGKGGTAKVIKTKKILKDLSKKETIDILRQADIRPDTKKIEKPQKDYGVLNRFVSNPSKNRNK comes from the exons ATGGATGCAAACAAAATGAAACGAAGAA ATTTTAGAAGATACAGTAAAGTACCCATCAGCAAAGAACAAttagaaaaatatgataaaGGTACTGGAATTAATTTGAAGCCAGGAACGTCTACAATAAAGAATAAactaataaaacataaattgaaAAGGAAAGAGAGGCTTATTGACAATGCGATAAAGGATACTGCACGGACTGAATTGCTTTTAACAGAAGAGTATGGTTGTTTGGAGGCTGATCCTGGCGAAACGACATTACAATATAAACAAACGCAAATTGCAAACAATGTAGACATAACCAGTGCAACTAAACACTTTACATTAAACTTACAATTTGGaccatattatataaaatatacaagaaaTGGTAGACATTTACTTCTAGGTGGAAGACAGGGACATGTAGCTGCTTTTGATTGGGTCACTAAAAAATTAGCATGCGAAATGAATGTCATGGAATCAGTGCATGATATATCATGGCTACATGTAGAAACAATGTATGCAGTTGCACAAAAGGACTgggtatacatatatgataatgTTGGAATTGAACTTCATTGTTTGAAATCAATGTATAAAGTTAATAAGCTGGAATTTTTGCCATATCACTTTTTGCTAGCCAGTGGATCTAGACAAGGTTACTTATCATGGCTGGATGTTTCTATAGGGAAATTTATATCCACTTTTAATTCTAAATTAGGAAATATAGTG GTGATGACACAGAATCCCAGTAATGCAGTACTTTGTGTGGGAGACATAAAAGGTGTAGTTTCTATGTGGTCTCCTAATAGTACCAAACCATTGGCAAAAATGTTATGTCACACTCAGCCAGTAAGTGCCTGTACTGTTCATCCACATGGAACTTACATGGCAACCGGGTGTGCAGGTGGATATGTAAAGGTGTGGGATATTAGACAATTAGCAGGTCCAGTACATAATTATCATACACGTTCTGCTGTTCATCGTTTGTCTTACAGTCAACGTGGTCACCTGGCAATGTCAATGGGAAATGTAGTAGAAATTTATCg ACCCTCTGAAGATGAAACAAAAGCATATTTGCGACATAGACCTAGTTGGCCTGTAACAAGTATGCAATTCTGTCCATATGAAGATGTTCTAGGTATTGGTACAAGAGGCGGAATTTCTTCACTATTGGTACCTGGGAGTGGAGAAGCAAATTATGATGCTTATGAAAATAATCCGTTCCAGACTAAGGAACAAAGACGCGAAGCCGAAGTAAAGGCTCTGCTAGATAAGATTCAACCAGAGTTAATTTCTTTAGATCCAATTTCAATAACAGAAGTTGATGTGCCTACTCTACAAGATAAAGTAGAAGCAAAGAAAAAACTCTTG TATCTTAAACCGAAAAATATCGACTTCAAGCCTCGCAGGACAAAAGCTAAAGGGAAAGGTGGAACGGCGAAAGTAATCAAAACTAAAAAGATTTTAAAGGATTTGAGCAAAAAG GAAACCATTGATATACTTCGTCAGGCTGATATTCGACCAGATACTAAGAAGATAGAAAAACCTCAAAAAGATTATGGGGTGTTAAATAGATTTGTATCAAACCCtagtaaaaatagaaataaataa